Proteins from a genomic interval of Bradyrhizobium sp. CCBAU 53340:
- a CDS encoding Fic family protein, protein MSDYIHQLPDWPHFSWLSDALAKQLAAVRLRQGQLIGRMQALGFPQQEEAVLTSLTEEVLKSSEIEGEKLDKDAVRSSLARRLGMDAGALPAADRNVEGVVEMMLDATQKFKAELTAERLFGWHASLFPTGRSNMKKIAVGAWRDASSGPMQVVSGDYGRERVHYEAPTADKLDAEMTAFLDWYNTEENTDPLIKAAIAHLWFVTIHPFEDGNGRIARAIADMSLARSEGIPQRFYSMSAQIRTERKTYYDLLETTQKGDLNITPWLEWFLGCLDRAFSGAETTLAAVLEKADFWKRHSTAQVNERQRDMLNRLLDGFEGKLTSSKWATIEKCSPDTALRDIQGLVNQGILVKDEGGGRSTSYSLVCLSAVAPGRTTHRPTSDDPS, encoded by the coding sequence ATGTCCGACTATATCCACCAACTACCTGATTGGCCTCACTTTTCCTGGCTTAGCGACGCCCTCGCGAAGCAGCTCGCGGCCGTGCGGCTGCGCCAGGGCCAGCTCATCGGCCGGATGCAGGCGCTCGGCTTCCCCCAACAGGAGGAGGCTGTCCTCACGAGCCTGACCGAGGAAGTCCTCAAGTCCAGCGAAATCGAGGGCGAAAAACTCGACAAAGACGCGGTGCGCTCTTCACTGGCGCGTCGCCTCGGCATGGACGCAGGCGCTCTGCCAGCAGCCGATCGCAACGTCGAGGGTGTTGTCGAGATGATGCTCGACGCTACTCAGAAGTTCAAAGCCGAGCTCACGGCGGAAAGGTTGTTTGGCTGGCATGCATCGCTGTTTCCGACCGGCCGCAGCAACATGAAGAAGATCGCGGTGGGAGCCTGGCGCGATGCCTCGTCAGGACCGATGCAGGTCGTCTCGGGCGACTATGGACGTGAGCGCGTGCACTACGAAGCACCGACTGCCGACAAGCTCGATGCCGAAATGACTGCGTTTCTCGACTGGTACAATACCGAAGAGAACACCGATCCGCTCATCAAGGCTGCGATCGCGCATCTCTGGTTTGTGACCATCCACCCATTCGAGGACGGCAATGGACGTATCGCGCGCGCCATCGCCGACATGTCGCTTGCCCGCTCCGAAGGGATCCCGCAACGCTTCTACAGCATGTCGGCCCAGATACGGACCGAGCGGAAGACCTACTACGACTTGCTGGAGACCACGCAGAAAGGCGATCTCAACATCACACCCTGGCTTGAGTGGTTCCTGGGCTGTCTCGACCGCGCCTTCAGTGGCGCCGAGACTACTCTCGCAGCCGTGCTCGAAAAAGCCGACTTCTGGAAGCGGCACTCCACGGCTCAAGTGAACGAGCGGCAGCGCGATATGCTGAACCGTCTGCTGGACGGGTTTGAAGGCAAACTGACATCGAGCAAATGGGCAACGATCGAAAAGTGCTCGCCTGATACCGCCCTTCGCGACATCCAAGGTCTCGTCAATCAGGGTATCCTCGTCAAGGACGAGGGCGGCGGGAGGAGTACGAGCTATTCCCTCGTGTGCCTAAGCGCCGTTGCGCCAGGACGCACAACACATCGCCCGACTAGCGACGACCCATCATGA
- a CDS encoding conjugal transfer protein TraG codes for MFPAKIYVGQIAVVLGIVAVSTWGATQWTAAALGYQQRLGEPWFLIVGYRVYLPWRLFEWWFAYEAYAPEVFEEGGAIAAAGGIAGALFAIVNSVWRARQSQLVTTYGSARWATPKEIKTAGLFASKGVFLGRLENNYLRHDGPEHVMCFAPTRSGKGVGLVLPTLLSWTSSAVVHDIKGENWELTSGWRSTFSHCLLFNPTDSRSARYNPLLEVRKGEAEVRDVQNIADILVDPEGALERRTHWEKTSHSLLVGVILHVLYAEEKKTLTRVTEILADPAQSFEKTLRIMLATNHLGTDAEPKVHPVVAATARELLNKSENERSGVLSTAVSFLGLYRDPVVSRNTEHCDWRIADLVSADKPVTLYLVVPPSDISRTKPLIRLILNQIGRRLTETLNTKAGDPRHRQLLMMLDEFPALGRLDFFESALAFMAGYGIRAYLIAQSLNQIAKAYGENNAILDNCHVRIAFAANDERTAKRISDALGTATELRAQRNYAGHRLAPWLGHVMVSRQETARPLLTPGEVMQLPPDQAIVLVSGLAPIRAIKLRHYEDANFVSRLRKPPSLVGDVYADRPPARPDDWRGEVRSTDLRLATLPYRELVQTGGEEGGLKQQLALFDEAAPAVNEPRTFEERLLDDETDVAADRSQMQQAASASSSVRRAHAVTRDDDDLLPSF; via the coding sequence ATGTTTCCGGCGAAAATCTATGTCGGCCAGATCGCCGTCGTGCTCGGCATCGTTGCCGTCTCGACGTGGGGCGCGACGCAATGGACTGCCGCAGCTCTCGGCTATCAGCAGCGCCTCGGTGAACCCTGGTTCCTGATTGTCGGCTATCGCGTCTATCTGCCCTGGCGGTTGTTCGAATGGTGGTTTGCCTACGAGGCCTATGCGCCCGAGGTGTTCGAGGAGGGCGGAGCGATTGCTGCAGCTGGCGGCATCGCGGGCGCGCTTTTTGCGATCGTCAATTCGGTGTGGCGCGCGCGCCAAAGCCAGTTGGTGACGACCTATGGTTCGGCGCGGTGGGCCACGCCGAAGGAAATCAAGACGGCCGGCCTTTTCGCGTCCAAGGGCGTTTTCTTAGGGCGCCTCGAAAACAACTATCTGCGTCACGATGGACCGGAACACGTCATGTGCTTTGCGCCGACCCGGTCGGGCAAGGGTGTGGGGCTGGTATTGCCCACGTTGTTGTCGTGGACCTCCTCGGCTGTGGTGCACGACATCAAAGGCGAAAACTGGGAATTGACCTCCGGTTGGCGTTCGACGTTCTCGCACTGCCTCTTGTTCAATCCGACCGATTCCAGAAGCGCCCGCTACAATCCGCTGCTCGAGGTGCGCAAAGGGGAAGCCGAAGTCCGCGACGTCCAGAACATCGCCGATATTCTGGTCGATCCCGAAGGAGCGCTCGAACGCCGAACCCATTGGGAAAAGACCAGTCATTCCCTTCTGGTCGGTGTCATCCTTCACGTCCTTTACGCCGAAGAGAAGAAGACGCTCACCCGCGTCACCGAGATCCTGGCTGACCCCGCGCAGTCCTTTGAGAAGACGCTCAGGATCATGTTGGCAACCAATCATCTCGGCACCGACGCGGAGCCGAAGGTGCATCCAGTCGTTGCCGCGACCGCACGAGAGCTGCTCAACAAGTCCGAAAACGAACGCTCCGGCGTTCTGTCGACCGCCGTGAGCTTTCTGGGGCTCTACCGCGATCCCGTCGTCAGCAGAAACACCGAGCACTGTGATTGGCGCATCGCCGACCTCGTCAGTGCCGACAAACCGGTCACACTCTATCTCGTCGTTCCGCCGTCGGACATCAGCCGTACCAAGCCGCTGATCAGGCTGATCCTCAACCAGATCGGCCGCCGGCTGACCGAGACGCTGAACACCAAGGCAGGTGACCCCAGGCATCGCCAGCTCCTGATGATGCTGGATGAGTTTCCTGCGCTAGGCCGGCTCGATTTCTTCGAAAGCGCGCTCGCATTCATGGCCGGTTATGGCATCCGCGCCTATTTGATCGCGCAGTCGCTCAACCAGATCGCAAAGGCCTATGGCGAGAACAATGCGATCCTGGACAATTGCCACGTCCGCATTGCCTTCGCCGCCAATGACGAGCGCACCGCAAAGCGGATCTCGGACGCACTCGGCACCGCGACGGAGCTACGTGCACAGCGCAACTATGCCGGACATCGCCTGGCTCCCTGGCTCGGACATGTCATGGTCAGCCGTCAGGAGACGGCGCGTCCTTTGCTGACGCCGGGCGAAGTGATGCAGCTGCCGCCCGACCAGGCCATTGTGCTGGTTTCGGGGCTGGCACCGATCCGCGCGATCAAGCTGCGGCACTATGAGGACGCAAACTTCGTCAGCCGTCTGCGCAAGCCGCCGTCATTGGTAGGCGATGTATACGCCGATCGGCCGCCGGCGCGACCTGACGATTGGCGGGGCGAGGTGCGCTCCACCGATCTTCGCCTTGCGACCCTGCCGTATCGCGAACTCGTGCAGACGGGCGGCGAGGAGGGCGGTCTCAAGCAGCAATTGGCGCTATTCGACGAGGCCGCACCCGCCGTGAATGAGCCGCGCACCTTCGAGGAGCGATTGCTCGACGACGAGACCGACGTCGCCGCCGACCGCAGCCAGATGCAGCAGGCGGCAAGCGCGTCAAGCAGCGTACGCCGCGCTCATGCCGTCACTCGCGACGACGACGATCTTCTCCCCTCATTCTGA
- a CDS encoding CopG family transcriptional regulator, with the protein MKPKLSAYVSESVAQRLEIAAKRPGANKSSIVDAALDRFLNPERDTSGDAALIRRLDRMSRQLDRSDRDLSVMAETIALFIRYYLTITPPLPSQDQDAARALGRERFEMFVAQVGKRVASGGRLVADVMDRVSAVKPDLFMRNIEEGAPLGAAQTGDTGSRAQSAAGEPPEHPPAGREEVGNV; encoded by the coding sequence ATGAAACCGAAATTGTCGGCCTACGTGTCTGAAAGTGTGGCGCAGAGGCTCGAGATCGCCGCCAAGCGTCCAGGAGCCAACAAGTCATCCATTGTGGATGCCGCGCTGGATCGCTTTCTCAACCCTGAGCGGGACACGAGCGGCGATGCGGCGCTGATCCGTAGGCTCGATCGCATGAGCCGTCAGCTCGATCGATCCGATCGCGATCTGTCGGTGATGGCGGAGACCATCGCGCTCTTCATCCGCTACTACTTGACCATCACCCCGCCGCTGCCGTCGCAGGATCAGGATGCAGCGCGAGCGCTCGGCCGCGAGCGGTTCGAGATGTTTGTCGCCCAGGTCGGCAAACGCGTCGCCTCCGGTGGCCGGCTTGTCGCCGACGTCATGGACCGCGTCAGCGCCGTCAAGCCGGATCTCTTCATGCGGAACATCGAGGAGGGCGCCCCATTGGGCGCTGCTCAAACTGGCGATACTGGATCCCGCGCGCAGAGCGCGGCGGGTGAGCCGCCGGAGCATCCTCCGGCAGGGCGAGAGGAGGTCGGCAATGTCTGA
- the trbB gene encoding P-type conjugative transfer ATPase TrbB codes for MSDLLSPETRERRRGMLRTAMGPAIALALEEPDVVEVMVNPDGRLWLDRHGTGRANTGVVLTPQESERIIRLVASHVRAEASGSSPIVSAELPETGERFEGVLPPVALAPCFAIRKPATTTFRLSDYVKAQIASPLMAKVLTAAVTEARSILIAGGTGSGKTTLANALLAEIAGLEERVVIIEDTRELRCDAKDAVTLRTKPGVASLADLVRSTLRLRPDRIIVGEVRGAEALDMLKAWNTGHPGGIATVHANSARAALYRIEQLIQEAVATVPRRLIAEAIDLIVFIKGRGPARRIEAVAELKGLDPSGDYLLETPPGLPNTSHRP; via the coding sequence ATGTCTGATCTCCTCTCGCCAGAAACCCGTGAACGGCGCCGGGGCATGCTGCGGACCGCGATGGGGCCGGCAATTGCGCTCGCTCTGGAGGAGCCTGATGTCGTCGAGGTCATGGTCAATCCCGATGGAAGACTTTGGCTTGATCGGCACGGAACGGGCCGCGCCAATACCGGCGTTGTCCTGACGCCGCAGGAGTCCGAGCGGATCATCCGCCTTGTTGCCAGCCATGTGCGGGCGGAAGCGAGCGGTTCGTCCCCAATCGTCTCGGCGGAACTCCCCGAAACCGGTGAGCGCTTTGAAGGCGTCTTGCCGCCGGTTGCGCTCGCCCCTTGCTTTGCCATCCGCAAGCCCGCAACGACCACGTTCCGGCTATCCGATTATGTCAAGGCGCAGATTGCCTCGCCATTGATGGCGAAGGTGCTGACCGCCGCCGTCACGGAGGCGCGAAGCATCCTGATTGCCGGCGGCACTGGCTCGGGCAAAACGACGCTCGCCAATGCGCTTCTTGCTGAGATTGCCGGCCTTGAAGAGCGGGTGGTCATCATCGAGGACACCCGAGAACTGCGTTGCGATGCCAAGGATGCCGTGACGCTCCGAACCAAGCCGGGCGTCGCGAGCCTTGCCGATCTTGTCCGCTCCACGCTGCGCCTGCGGCCCGACCGCATCATCGTCGGCGAGGTCAGGGGCGCCGAAGCCCTCGACATGCTGAAGGCCTGGAATACCGGTCACCCCGGCGGGATTGCCACTGTTCATGCCAACTCGGCCCGAGCTGCGCTCTACCGGATCGAACAGCTCATCCAGGAAGCAGTCGCAACTGTGCCGCGCCGGCTCATCGCCGAGGCAATCGATCTGATCGTCTTCATCAAGGGGCGAGGGCCAGCGCGACGCATCGAGGCCGTCGCCGAACTCAAAGGTCTCGATCCATCTGGCGACTACCTGCTCGAGACCCCGCCCGGACTTCCAAACACATCCCATCGCCCCTGA
- a CDS encoding TrbC/VirB2 family protein — protein MSIRLSLKVRSRLRGFCSVSGLPLVALGAASACVLLSVTAAHAAGSGMPWEAPLERVLESVQGPVAKIVAVIIITVTGISLAFGDTSGGFRKMVQVVFGLSIAFAASSFFLSFFSFGGGALI, from the coding sequence ATGTCCATTCGTCTATCTCTCAAGGTGCGTTCTCGCCTGCGCGGCTTCTGCTCGGTTAGCGGATTGCCGCTGGTCGCGCTCGGTGCAGCGTCGGCTTGCGTGCTTCTCAGTGTCACGGCGGCACACGCCGCGGGTTCAGGCATGCCATGGGAAGCTCCGCTCGAACGAGTTCTAGAGTCCGTGCAGGGACCCGTCGCCAAGATCGTCGCCGTCATCATCATCACAGTGACCGGCATATCTCTGGCCTTCGGAGACACCTCCGGCGGATTCCGCAAGATGGTCCAGGTCGTATTTGGCCTCTCAATCGCCTTCGCTGCGAGCTCGTTCTTCCTGTCGTTCTTCTCGTTCGGCGGTGGAGCTCTGATCTGA
- a CDS encoding VirB3 family type IV secretion system protein: protein MRPDGFELVLHRSLTEPILIGGAPRAAAILIGTLSAVLALGLRLWFAGLILWVIGHSAAVWLAKRDPAFVEVAIRHTKHKGQLAC, encoded by the coding sequence ATGCGTCCCGATGGTTTTGAGCTCGTGCTCCACCGCTCGTTGACCGAACCCATCCTGATCGGCGGCGCCCCGCGTGCGGCCGCCATCCTGATCGGGACCCTCTCGGCCGTGCTGGCGCTCGGCCTGCGCCTTTGGTTCGCAGGCCTCATCCTCTGGGTCATCGGCCACAGCGCGGCCGTCTGGCTTGCCAAACGCGATCCGGCCTTCGTCGAGGTCGCCATCCGTCACACCAAGCACAAGGGACAGCTCGCATGCTGA
- the trbE gene encoding conjugal transfer protein TrbE — protein MLNLREFRGNAYRLADWLPWACLVAPGVILNKDGSFQRTIRYRGPDLDSATEAELMSVVSRVNNVLKRLGSGWALFFDATRIPTGEYPRSEFPDAVSWLVDEERRAGFEGPAGVAWEDPSRPGGQHFESVLHLTLMYLPPAETVSRLEGLFLERPQARTRAAGGQRARSGQTPKPHERGDIDHGETDGQRRFDSDQKGYRDHLQRFIQETDRAIDLLSSVLPEIWPLSDAEALTYLHSCISTKRHPVSVPKIPAYLDCFLSDEPLTGGLSPAIGRSHLRVLTVLGFPHVTFPGLLDELNRLGVAYRWATRFIPLDRTQANATLSRYRRQWFAKRKSLAAILKEVMFNEQAALLDTDASNKALDADAALSELGDDLVAFGYITTTVTVSDEDSHQADEKLRAVERVINSRGFTAIRESVNAVEAWLGSLPGQAYANIRQPIVHTLNLAHMCPLSAVWAGPERCEHLDGPPLLIAKTKGATPFRLSLHAGDVGHTIIVGPTGAGKSVLLSMLALQFRRYPNAQLITFDKGRSARVTTLALSGSWYELGAKGGIAFQPLKDVAEEGARLWALDWLCGVLAHERVTVTPEVKETLWSALRSLGSAPVSQRTMTGLVALLARDALRQALQPYTLEGPYGRFLDADADRLSGADVLTFEMEELMALPGLVAPVLTYLFHSLEDRFDGRPTLLVLDEAWVFLDDPLFASRIREWLKTLRKKNVSVIFATQSLTDIADSHIAPAIIESCPSRIFLPNPRALEPTQTETYRRFGLNDTQVRLIAEAFSKRDYYLQSRAGNRLFELGLGPVALALVAASSPEDQRAVDSVLSRSGPHHFAKRYLAERDLHWAANLISTFEQAKA, from the coding sequence ATGCTGAACTTGAGAGAATTCCGCGGCAACGCCTATCGGCTGGCTGATTGGCTGCCTTGGGCATGCCTGGTCGCGCCAGGCGTCATCCTCAATAAGGACGGCAGCTTTCAACGGACGATACGCTACCGCGGACCGGACCTCGACAGTGCGACCGAGGCCGAGCTGATGAGCGTGGTATCTCGCGTCAACAACGTTCTAAAGCGCCTTGGTTCAGGTTGGGCGCTCTTCTTCGACGCCACACGCATCCCAACTGGCGAATATCCGCGGTCGGAATTTCCTGATGCGGTGTCGTGGCTGGTGGATGAGGAGCGACGGGCCGGTTTCGAAGGGCCGGCCGGGGTGGCGTGGGAGGATCCTTCACGCCCCGGCGGGCAGCACTTCGAAAGTGTGCTGCATCTGACCTTGATGTATTTGCCGCCGGCCGAAACGGTCTCGCGCCTCGAAGGCCTGTTTCTGGAGCGTCCCCAGGCGAGGACTCGCGCGGCTGGGGGACAACGCGCTCGTAGTGGTCAAACACCCAAACCTCATGAGCGCGGTGACATTGACCACGGGGAGACCGACGGCCAACGAAGATTTGACAGCGACCAGAAAGGCTATCGCGATCATCTCCAAAGATTCATCCAGGAGACCGATCGGGCGATCGATCTGCTCTCGTCAGTCCTGCCCGAGATCTGGCCTCTCAGCGATGCGGAGGCGCTCACCTATCTTCATAGCTGCATCTCGACCAAGCGCCATCCGGTCAGCGTTCCCAAGATCCCAGCCTATCTCGATTGCTTCCTAAGCGATGAGCCTTTGACTGGGGGATTGTCGCCGGCGATCGGGCGGAGCCATCTCCGCGTGTTGACGGTCCTTGGGTTTCCGCACGTCACCTTTCCAGGCCTGCTCGATGAACTGAATCGGCTTGGCGTCGCCTACCGATGGGCCACCCGGTTCATTCCGCTCGACCGCACCCAGGCTAACGCGACGCTATCCCGATACCGGCGGCAATGGTTTGCCAAGCGGAAGTCGCTTGCCGCAATCCTCAAGGAGGTCATGTTCAACGAGCAGGCGGCGCTGCTCGACACCGACGCCAGCAACAAGGCTCTCGACGCCGACGCGGCGCTGTCCGAGCTCGGCGACGATCTGGTTGCTTTCGGCTATATCACCACGACCGTTACCGTAAGCGATGAGGACTCCCATCAGGCTGATGAGAAGCTCCGTGCGGTCGAGCGGGTGATCAATAGCCGCGGTTTCACGGCCATCCGCGAGAGTGTCAACGCCGTGGAAGCCTGGCTCGGCAGTCTGCCGGGCCAAGCCTATGCCAACATCCGCCAGCCGATCGTCCACACCCTGAACCTCGCCCATATGTGCCCGTTGTCGGCAGTATGGGCCGGACCCGAACGGTGTGAGCACCTCGACGGCCCGCCGCTTCTGATCGCCAAGACCAAGGGGGCGACCCCGTTCCGGTTGTCGCTCCACGCCGGCGACGTCGGGCACACCATCATTGTCGGACCTACGGGAGCGGGCAAGTCGGTCCTGCTTTCGATGCTGGCGCTGCAATTCCGTCGATATCCGAATGCGCAGTTGATCACGTTTGACAAAGGGCGGTCGGCCCGGGTTACCACGCTCGCATTGTCCGGATCCTGGTATGAGCTAGGTGCCAAAGGGGGCATTGCCTTTCAGCCGCTCAAGGATGTCGCGGAGGAGGGGGCAAGGCTCTGGGCGCTGGACTGGCTCTGTGGTGTCCTCGCCCATGAGCGCGTGACAGTGACCCCCGAGGTCAAGGAGACGCTCTGGTCGGCGCTCCGGAGCCTCGGGTCTGCGCCGGTCTCGCAGCGGACGATGACCGGCCTCGTGGCGCTGCTTGCCCGCGACGCGCTGCGGCAGGCGCTGCAGCCCTACACGCTGGAAGGACCCTACGGCCGATTCCTCGACGCAGACGCCGACCGTCTTTCCGGTGCCGACGTGCTCACCTTCGAGATGGAAGAATTGATGGCATTGCCGGGCCTGGTGGCGCCGGTGCTGACCTATCTCTTCCACAGCCTTGAGGACCGCTTCGACGGCCGGCCCACGCTGCTGGTCCTCGATGAGGCCTGGGTGTTTCTGGATGACCCGCTGTTTGCGAGCCGGATTCGCGAATGGCTGAAGACGCTGCGCAAGAAGAACGTCTCTGTCATTTTCGCGACCCAGTCGCTGACCGATATCGCCGACAGCCACATTGCCCCTGCGATCATCGAATCCTGCCCAAGCCGCATCTTCCTTCCGAACCCAAGAGCGCTGGAGCCGACCCAGACCGAGACCTATCGCCGGTTCGGCCTGAACGACACGCAAGTTCGGCTAATCGCAGAAGCATTCTCCAAGCGCGACTACTACCTGCAGTCCCGTGCTGGAAACCGCTTGTTTGAGCTCGGCCTCGGTCCGGTGGCGCTCGCGCTGGTCGCGGCGTCCTCGCCAGAGGATCAACGGGCCGTCGATAGTGTCCTGTCCCGCTCCGGCCCCCATCACTTCGCCAAGCGCTATCTCGCAGAGCGAGACCTGCACTGGGCAGCGAACCTGATCAGCACCTTCGAACAGGCCAAGGCCTGA
- the trbJ gene encoding P-type conjugative transfer protein TrbJ → MAIAVNGSRRLGAFDIVFDPTNYSQNLLTAARALDQINNQIRSLENQAQSLRNQTKNLTALPTSVVGQLTSTINQMNTLIGQAKNISFDVQRTQQDFERLYPRQYAAAVSSDKMVQDATSRWDNSYDGLKQSLTLQSAIVGSLDQDGQTLRSLMANSSAAVGSLQAQQSGNELLGLQIKQSLQTQALMATQARADTLRAAEQQASSAAAKERFNRFIGDGHAYTGGK, encoded by the coding sequence ATGGCCATCGCCGTGAATGGTTCGAGGCGGCTTGGCGCGTTTGATATCGTATTCGATCCTACCAACTACAGCCAGAATCTCCTGACTGCCGCACGAGCGCTTGATCAGATCAACAATCAGATCAGGAGCCTCGAGAACCAGGCGCAATCGTTGCGCAATCAGACAAAGAATCTCACAGCCTTGCCGACGAGCGTCGTTGGCCAACTCACGTCGACGATCAACCAGATGAACACTCTGATTGGTCAGGCCAAGAACATTTCGTTCGATGTTCAGAGAACCCAACAGGATTTCGAGCGGCTGTATCCTCGTCAATACGCGGCAGCCGTTTCGTCCGACAAGATGGTTCAGGACGCGACCTCGCGCTGGGACAATAGCTACGACGGGCTGAAGCAGTCGCTCACGCTTCAGTCTGCAATCGTTGGCTCGTTGGATCAGGACGGCCAGACGCTTCGATCGCTAATGGCGAATTCGTCCGCTGCGGTCGGCTCGCTACAAGCCCAACAGTCTGGCAATGAATTGCTCGGCCTCCAGATCAAGCAATCGTTGCAGACCCAGGCTCTCATGGCGACGCAGGCGCGTGCGGACACGTTGCGTGCAGCCGAACAGCAGGCATCGTCCGCCGCCGCGAAGGAGCGATTCAATCGCTTCATCGGCGATGGCCATGCCTATACCGGCGGCAAGTAA
- the trbL gene encoding P-type conjugative transfer protein TrbL yields the protein MADLSVIDRFTDTFSRYIDSGFGLLSGDVSFLSSTLIGIDLTLAGLAWSMRADDHIMVTLAKKVLYVGAFAFIIGNFKNLADIVFSSFSSIGLKAAGGSLSAADLARPGFVASAGFTAAHPLLEETGQFSGFDVLTNLPTILILLFCWILIVLAFFILSVQLFVTLIEFKLTTLASFILVPFALWGKTAFLAEKTLGNVVASGVKVMVLAIIIGIGSTIFGQLASTLTKPVDIVSAMSLLLAALSLFGLGIFGPGIAAGLVSGAPQLGAGAAAGTVAGAAAVVIGGGAAAAGGLRLAAGSSMTAVRSAASLTGASSAAGTSARAAVDQLSSAGTAGAATGAPASGAGRAAAPAGRGHAREAAQVAAHTLKEGDKGGHSSGPKLGEE from the coding sequence ATGGCCGATCTCTCCGTCATTGACCGGTTCACCGACACCTTCTCGCGCTACATCGACTCCGGATTTGGCCTACTGTCCGGCGATGTCTCATTCTTGAGCTCAACGTTGATCGGCATCGACCTGACGCTGGCGGGACTTGCCTGGAGCATGCGGGCGGACGACCACATCATGGTCACGCTCGCCAAGAAGGTGCTTTATGTCGGCGCTTTCGCGTTCATTATCGGCAACTTCAAGAACCTTGCCGATATCGTCTTCTCGTCCTTCTCCAGCATCGGTCTAAAGGCGGCCGGCGGGAGCTTGAGCGCGGCCGACTTGGCGCGGCCTGGCTTTGTCGCTTCCGCCGGGTTCACCGCCGCCCATCCACTTCTGGAGGAGACCGGGCAATTCTCTGGGTTTGATGTCCTGACCAACCTGCCGACGATCCTGATCCTGCTGTTCTGCTGGATCCTGATTGTGCTCGCGTTCTTCATCCTCTCGGTGCAGCTCTTCGTCACGCTGATCGAGTTCAAGCTCACAACGCTTGCAAGCTTCATCCTCGTGCCGTTCGCCCTGTGGGGAAAGACTGCGTTCCTCGCGGAAAAAACCCTCGGCAACGTGGTTGCCTCGGGAGTGAAAGTGATGGTTCTCGCAATCATCATCGGCATCGGTTCGACCATCTTCGGTCAGCTCGCGAGCACGTTGACGAAGCCAGTCGACATCGTATCGGCCATGAGCTTGTTGCTGGCCGCCCTTTCGCTGTTCGGTCTTGGCATCTTCGGCCCAGGAATCGCGGCAGGACTGGTCTCAGGTGCACCCCAGCTCGGCGCTGGAGCGGCCGCCGGAACGGTGGCGGGCGCGGCGGCTGTCGTGATCGGCGGCGGAGCGGCAGCCGCCGGAGGCTTGCGCCTTGCGGCGGGCAGCTCAATGACCGCGGTTCGCTCCGCAGCATCGCTCACAGGGGCGTCTTCGGCCGCCGGCACATCAGCCCGGGCCGCAGTGGATCAGCTCTCGAGTGCGGGTACTGCCGGCGCGGCGACCGGAGCACCGGCGTCAGGCGCAGGGCGTGCAGCAGCGCCGGCAGGACGCGGACACGCGAGGGAAGCGGCACAAGTTGCAGCTCACACGCTGAAAGAGGGCGACAAGGGTGGGCATTCGTCGGGCCCGAAGCTGGGGGAGGAGTAG
- the trbF gene encoding conjugal transfer protein TrbF gives MAAHPFQRVSVRYGETPEPVTPYQKAAQVWDERLGSARVQASNWRLAALAAIGLSSVLGLTIFTQIARSGVVPYVVEVDRLGEVRAVGPALEAYQPSDAQIAHFLARFIENVRSLSIDPVIVRANWLRAYDFVTDRGAQALNDYAREADPFTKIGSKTVTAEVTSVVRASGDSFEIRWKENTYENGAIAKSERFTGLVTTVLKPPADAETLRKNPLGLYVHSLNWSRDLIGDAK, from the coding sequence ATGGCAGCCCACCCCTTTCAGCGCGTGTCCGTCCGCTATGGCGAGACGCCAGAGCCGGTCACGCCTTATCAGAAGGCAGCCCAGGTCTGGGACGAGCGGCTCGGATCCGCCCGTGTTCAGGCCAGCAACTGGCGGCTGGCAGCGCTGGCAGCCATCGGCCTGTCCAGCGTCCTCGGATTGACGATTTTCACCCAGATCGCTCGCTCGGGCGTCGTTCCCTACGTGGTCGAGGTCGATCGGCTCGGTGAAGTCCGAGCAGTCGGGCCAGCGCTCGAGGCCTACCAGCCGTCAGACGCGCAGATCGCGCATTTTCTTGCGCGATTCATCGAGAACGTCCGCTCGCTGTCGATCGATCCGGTCATCGTTCGTGCGAACTGGTTGCGCGCCTATGACTTCGTCACCGACCGTGGGGCGCAAGCCTTGAACGATTACGCGCGCGAAGCCGATCCGTTCACGAAGATTGGCTCCAAGACCGTGACCGCCGAAGTCACGTCCGTGGTGCGCGCGTCCGGCGACAGCTTCGAGATCCGCTGGAAAGAAAACACCTACGAGAATGGCGCAATCGCGAAATCCGAGCGTTTCACGGGTCTCGTCACCACCGTTCTCAAGCCGCCGGCGGATGCCGAAACGCTGCGGAAGAACCCCCTCGGGCTCTACGTCCATTCCCTCAACTGGTCGCGCGACCTCATCGGAGACGCCAAATGA